One stretch of Priestia megaterium DNA includes these proteins:
- a CDS encoding iron-sulfur cluster assembly accessory protein, with protein sequence MEVKINRNAAKVLKNALASPEGQGKMIRVYVTIDHGDHAHYDWKFDTPTEHDEIVKTDKDIDIILDKREKFLEGVWIQYFHVPDPEFVISSLHHAHHHH encoded by the coding sequence ATGGAAGTAAAAATTAATCGAAACGCAGCAAAAGTGTTAAAAAATGCATTGGCTAGCCCAGAAGGTCAAGGGAAAATGATTCGTGTATATGTGACTATCGATCACGGTGATCACGCACATTATGATTGGAAATTTGATACGCCGACTGAACATGATGAAATCGTAAAAACAGATAAAGATATCGATATTATTTTAGATAAACGCGAGAAATTTTTAGAAGGCGTATGGATTCAATATTTCCATGTTCCAGATCCTGAATTTGTGATTAGCAGCCTTCACCACGCGCATCACCATCATTAA
- a CDS encoding metallophosphoesterase: protein MKVSVLVRSILVVILYNLFVLYIGWNAWEWLHAMFGVENKWILTVIVVFFAYSFIIGRVFQQVSMFKIVGSYWLGFIQYSVLLLPISNLAVYILTLLGASLSTAIDSIGFFIIAAFLFIFAYGTYNAYSPVVRKYTISLAKKTNRKNLRIAVASDMHFGTLSGKKHLQRLITHVQKVQPDLILLPGDIIDDDPQVFFKKEMDYMMKQLKAPLGTYGILGNHEYYGGKIPQFVERMKEMNIPILMDEVLNIGDSLYLIGRKDKTDKNRDSFFDLASETDRSLPVIAMDHQPLSLKEAEQAGVDLLLCGHTHRGQMAPNHLITKRLFEIDWGYKQNNQLHTIVSSGFGFWGPPLRIGSRSEIIQIDISFTK, encoded by the coding sequence ATGAAAGTAAGTGTGTTAGTAAGATCTATTTTAGTTGTTATTTTATATAACTTATTCGTTCTGTACATCGGATGGAACGCCTGGGAATGGCTTCATGCAATGTTCGGAGTGGAAAACAAATGGATTCTTACAGTGATTGTTGTGTTTTTTGCTTATTCCTTTATCATCGGTCGTGTGTTTCAACAGGTAAGCATGTTTAAAATTGTAGGATCGTATTGGTTAGGATTTATTCAATATTCCGTGCTTTTGCTTCCTATAAGTAATCTGGCCGTATATATTCTTACTCTTCTAGGCGCTTCGCTTTCTACAGCTATCGATTCAATCGGCTTTTTCATAATTGCAGCTTTTTTATTCATTTTTGCTTACGGTACGTATAATGCTTACAGTCCTGTGGTAAGGAAATACACGATTTCGCTTGCTAAAAAGACGAATCGGAAAAACCTTCGCATTGCTGTAGCATCTGATATGCACTTTGGCACATTGTCCGGCAAAAAACATTTGCAGCGGTTAATCACTCATGTACAAAAGGTACAGCCGGATCTTATTTTACTTCCTGGAGATATTATTGACGATGATCCCCAAGTATTCTTTAAGAAAGAAATGGATTATATGATGAAGCAGCTCAAAGCGCCTTTAGGCACATATGGAATTTTGGGAAATCATGAGTATTACGGCGGGAAGATCCCTCAGTTTGTGGAAAGAATGAAAGAAATGAACATTCCTATTTTAATGGATGAAGTGTTAAACATAGGTGATAGCTTGTATTTAATAGGAAGAAAAGACAAGACGGATAAAAATCGAGACAGCTTTTTTGATTTAGCGAGTGAAACGGATCGTTCTCTACCTGTCATTGCAATGGATCATCAGCCGCTTTCTTTAAAAGAAGCTGAACAAGCAGGAGTAGATTTGCTACTATGCGGCCATACTCACAGAGGGCAAATGGCACCTAATCATTTAATCACAAAGCGGTTATTTGAAATTGATTGGGGCTACAAGCAAAATAATCAACTGCATACCATTGTCTCTTCAGGATTTGGCTTTTGGGGTCCTCCGCTTCGAATCGGGAGCCGATCAGAAATTATTCAAATTGATATTTCATTTACAAAATAG
- the mug gene encoding G/U mismatch-specific DNA glycosylase, protein MNSIFDHIQPNLDILFVGFNPSIRSGETGHHFANPTNRFWTILHKAGLTDRKYHPEEDHSLLQLGYGLTNIVERPTKAADEITKEEYAEGREILKKKIATYTPKIVCFVGKGVYQQYSGRKQVKWGKQEKSMVSGIMDFVAPSSSGLVRMKVDEVVAIYAELPKLLRTLK, encoded by the coding sequence ATGAATTCTATTTTTGATCATATACAACCCAACTTAGATATTTTATTTGTCGGTTTTAATCCAAGCATCCGTTCCGGTGAAACGGGTCATCATTTTGCTAATCCAACCAATCGTTTCTGGACGATTCTTCATAAAGCAGGTTTGACAGATCGTAAGTATCATCCGGAGGAAGATCACTCGCTGCTACAGCTAGGATATGGTTTAACAAATATTGTAGAGCGTCCTACAAAGGCAGCTGATGAGATTACAAAAGAAGAATATGCAGAAGGCAGAGAAATCTTAAAGAAAAAAATTGCTACATATACGCCTAAAATCGTTTGTTTTGTTGGAAAAGGTGTCTATCAGCAGTACAGCGGACGCAAGCAAGTAAAGTGGGGCAAGCAAGAAAAATCGATGGTATCAGGAATAATGGACTTTGTTGCTCCGTCTTCAAGCGGGCTCGTTCGAATGAAAGTAGATGAAGTAGTCGCCATTTATGCAGAGCTTCCGAAGCTGCTGCGTACATTAAAATAG